The Winogradskyella schleiferi genome has a window encoding:
- a CDS encoding GNAT family N-acetyltransferase yields the protein MIVKKLENTTFDIIVDCFLRSFENYYVKVPTDKNYYKERWKISKVDYALSYGMFDGDKLVGFIINAIDKRNGEKIAFNTGTGVLPEYRGRRIVKSIYDFAILDLKINGVTKCSLEVIIENTKAIKSYQRIGFEICKTFNCFSGEIKLISNAKIEMNKVDYNTFDWGKLPNQNLYSWDFNLEVIKNGDYDYYQITKDNFLESFFVVNPKNEYLAQFEILKESDDCWNRLFKGIKEVSNSIKIINVDTRLNEKINFINSIGLSNTVNQYEMEMNI from the coding sequence TTGATAGTAAAAAAATTAGAGAATACAACATTTGATATAATCGTTGATTGTTTTTTAAGGTCTTTCGAGAATTACTATGTTAAAGTTCCAACTGACAAAAATTATTATAAAGAGAGATGGAAAATATCAAAAGTTGATTATGCTCTTTCTTATGGAATGTTTGATGGAGATAAATTAGTTGGATTTATAATTAACGCCATAGATAAACGTAATGGAGAAAAAATAGCCTTTAATACCGGAACAGGTGTACTTCCAGAATATAGAGGAAGAAGAATAGTTAAATCGATTTACGATTTTGCTATACTAGATTTAAAAATAAATGGAGTTACAAAATGTTCATTAGAGGTAATCATTGAAAATACTAAAGCAATAAAATCTTATCAAAGAATTGGATTCGAAATTTGTAAAACATTTAATTGCTTCAGTGGAGAAATTAAATTAATCTCAAATGCTAAAATTGAGATGAATAAAGTTGACTATAATACTTTTGATTGGGGAAAATTACCTAATCAAAATTTATATTCTTGGGATTTTAACTTAGAAGTAATTAAAAACGGAGATTACGATTACTATCAAATTACAAAGGATAATTTTCTTGAGTCTTTTTTTGTTGTAAACCCCAAAAATGAATATTTAGCACAATTTGAGATTTTAAAAGAAAGTGATGACTGTTGGAATAGATTATTTAAAGGGATAAAAGAAGTATCAAACTCAATAAAAATAATAAATGTTGATACAAGATTAAACGAGAAAATAAATTTCATCAATTCAATTGGATTATCGAATACTGTTAATCAATATGAAATGGAAATGAATATATAA
- a CDS encoding serine hydrolase, producing MKVSFDRGLFNGNILIAKDNNIIYQNEFGYSDASRSKKLSRNSIFNIGSIAKEFNAVAIMILKERGLLNLDDKISNFELQLPEWSNTIRIRHLLQYTSGLPRINWNNIKNDNDIYNELKNIKHLSFKPGTDYLYSNNNVFLQRRIVEQVSGMSFNDFIKKNLLIPGGMTNTIIDADTQNPELVTAFNNAFVNDRAMDIEFSGWVNPTANDMYKWIINLHSGQFISDKSLITLFDSHSKESSSALGIGVIENDTLLIHQHHGSSFNYESFIHYNVKEDLSIVLMTNNKNRKLREITDAVENILKGNSFSIPQKSIYFAIREKCYDNANEGIQLYKNLKKQNFSEFNFSDENELNQLGYDLIKKGQIEEAISIFTLLISEFPNSSNAFDSMGESYFLNDQFELSKISYQKSLELNPENTNAEEMINRIEKINVKTN from the coding sequence ATGAAAGTGTCATTTGATCGTGGATTATTCAACGGGAATATCCTTATTGCAAAAGACAATAACATTATATATCAAAATGAATTTGGATATTCAGATGCCTCTAGATCAAAAAAACTTAGTAGAAACTCAATATTTAACATTGGTTCTATAGCAAAAGAATTCAACGCTGTTGCGATAATGATTTTAAAAGAAAGAGGGTTACTTAATTTGGATGATAAAATCTCAAATTTTGAATTGCAATTACCAGAATGGTCAAATACCATTAGAATTAGGCATCTACTTCAATATACTAGTGGACTGCCAAGAATCAACTGGAACAATATTAAAAATGACAACGATATCTATAACGAATTAAAAAATATTAAACATCTAAGTTTTAAACCTGGCACAGATTACTTGTACAGTAACAATAATGTTTTTCTACAAAGAAGAATTGTTGAACAAGTATCTGGAATGAGTTTTAATGATTTCATTAAAAAAAACCTACTTATTCCTGGTGGTATGACAAATACTATTATTGACGCGGATACTCAAAACCCTGAATTAGTAACCGCATTTAATAATGCTTTTGTAAATGATAGAGCAATGGATATTGAATTCTCTGGATGGGTAAACCCTACTGCAAATGATATGTATAAATGGATAATCAACTTACATTCAGGACAGTTTATATCTGATAAATCGTTAATTACTTTATTTGATTCGCATTCTAAGGAGAGTTCTTCTGCTTTAGGAATTGGTGTCATTGAGAATGACACTTTGCTAATTCATCAACATCATGGATCATCTTTCAATTATGAATCTTTTATCCATTATAATGTGAAAGAAGATTTATCAATCGTTTTAATGACAAATAATAAAAACCGTAAGCTTCGAGAAATAACTGATGCAGTCGAAAATATTTTAAAAGGCAATTCCTTTTCAATACCACAGAAGTCTATTTATTTCGCAATTAGAGAAAAATGTTATGATAATGCTAATGAGGGAATTCAGTTATATAAAAACTTAAAAAAGCAAAATTTTTCTGAATTTAATTTTTCGGATGAAAATGAATTAAATCAACTTGGCTATGATTTGATTAAGAAAGGTCAAATAGAAGAGGCTATTAGCATTTTTACATTACTTATCTCAGAATTCCCAAATTCATCAAATGCATTTGATAGTATGGGCGAAAGTTATTTCTTAAATGACCAATTTGAATTATCAAAAATAAGCTATCAAAAATCTTTAGAACTCAATCCTGAAAATACAAATGCAGAAGAAATGATAAACAGAATTGAAAAAATAAATGTAAAAACAAACTAA
- a CDS encoding sensor histidine kinase, whose amino-acid sequence MSLSYIKKISKTRLYWLCQLMGWCLVSTYWAYTVYTRDNYGILYTFLNYVLDVAIGIFLTHVYRIYALKANWSQLPIKKLLIRVIPSILLLALLYVLINNLKWYTYWTFIAGEDKNFFEAIMYWDPILLTGLRLMSIWILAYHLYHYYQKEVVTARENAQLSLIAKQAQLDNLSAQLNPHFLFNSLNSIKSLVIENPNVARRAIDLLSDLLRSSLYEKDKDLINIENELALVYDYIELEKLRYEERLQLKTNIDESLINYKIPTLSIQLLIENAIKHGIDLKVDGGVINLKIKKKDSHIHITVENPGVLNENKSGGLGLENLKKRLEIQYKGQANLSLTATESNQVCAELIIPMHINDEKI is encoded by the coding sequence ATGAGTTTAAGTTATATCAAGAAAATATCAAAAACCCGTTTGTATTGGCTTTGCCAATTGATGGGCTGGTGCTTGGTGTCAACTTATTGGGCATACACCGTATATACCAGAGATAATTATGGAATTTTATATACATTTTTAAATTATGTTTTAGATGTGGCAATTGGAATTTTCTTAACACATGTGTATAGAATATATGCATTAAAAGCTAACTGGAGTCAATTGCCAATTAAAAAGTTACTTATTCGTGTTATTCCAAGTATCCTTTTGTTAGCGCTTCTATACGTGTTAATAAACAACTTAAAATGGTATACGTATTGGACTTTTATTGCAGGCGAGGATAAAAATTTCTTTGAAGCCATCATGTACTGGGATCCAATTTTACTTACAGGACTTAGACTAATGTCTATTTGGATATTGGCCTATCACTTGTATCATTACTATCAAAAAGAAGTGGTTACGGCAAGAGAGAATGCGCAACTTTCCTTAATCGCAAAACAAGCCCAGTTAGATAATTTATCAGCGCAATTAAATCCACATTTCTTATTCAATTCTTTAAATTCTATTAAATCATTAGTCATCGAAAACCCTAACGTTGCCAGAAGAGCTATTGATTTATTATCAGATTTATTGCGGTCATCCTTATATGAAAAAGACAAAGATCTAATTAACATTGAAAATGAATTGGCTTTAGTTTATGATTACATTGAATTAGAAAAGCTGCGTTATGAAGAACGACTGCAACTCAAAACGAATATTGATGAAAGCCTTATTAATTATAAGATTCCCACCTTAAGTATTCAGTTGTTAATCGAAAACGCCATTAAACATGGCATCGATTTAAAAGTTGATGGTGGCGTTATTAACTTAAAAATTAAAAAGAAGGATAGTCATATTCATATTACGGTTGAGAATCCTGGTGTACTTAATGAAAACAAAAGTGGTGGCTTAGGTTTAGAAAACTTAAAAAAACGCTTAGAAATTCAATATAAAGGTCAAGCTAATTTGAGTTTAACAGCGACTGAAAGTAATCAGGTCTGCGCAGAACTAATAATTCCAATGCATATAAACGATGAAAAGATTTAA
- a CDS encoding LytR/AlgR family response regulator transcription factor has protein sequence MKRFKTIIIDDERLAREEVKRALEKHKEFEIIGEASHVDEAITLIEDLQPDLLFLDIHMPGKSGFDLLEELTNVPDVVFTTAYDQYAVKAFEMNALDYLVKPLRDERFSKTIEKVKEELSHRVKLEPITLPMHQKIFIKDGEKCHFIPLTDIYFIESLENYARLYFGSDKAMIKRSLNLLAEKLDPKVFFRVNRSQMINIHYIKEIHPYFNNKLQIILTTGEKVEVSSRQSVKFKNWNSL, from the coding sequence ATGAAAAGATTTAAAACCATAATCATTGATGATGAACGTTTAGCAAGAGAAGAAGTAAAACGTGCATTAGAAAAACATAAAGAGTTTGAAATTATAGGCGAAGCCAGTCATGTAGATGAAGCCATAACTTTAATTGAAGACTTACAACCAGACCTGTTGTTTTTAGATATTCATATGCCTGGGAAATCTGGGTTTGATTTACTGGAAGAACTAACAAATGTGCCTGACGTTGTTTTTACAACGGCCTATGATCAATATGCTGTAAAAGCGTTTGAGATGAACGCTTTAGACTATTTGGTAAAGCCTTTAAGAGATGAACGTTTTTCTAAAACTATTGAAAAGGTAAAGGAAGAATTGTCGCATAGGGTAAAATTAGAGCCTATCACCTTACCGATGCATCAAAAGATATTTATAAAAGATGGTGAAAAATGCCATTTTATTCCACTAACAGATATTTATTTTATTGAATCATTAGAAAATTATGCACGACTTTATTTTGGTTCGGATAAAGCAATGATAAAGCGTTCTTTAAATTTATTAGCAGAAAAATTAGACCCTAAAGTCTTTTTCCGTGTGAATCGTAGTCAAATGATTAACATACATTACATCAAAGAGATTCACCCCTACTTCAATAATAAATTACAAATTATATTAACTACTGGTGAAAAAGTAGAAGTGTCTAGCAGGCAGTCCGTTAAGTTTAAAAACTGGAATAGTTTATAA
- a CDS encoding CocE/NonD family hydrolase: MKKLVLILFLFAISVTSFAQELPFKKVKLSDSVALENQMQQLARQCDIQNLSAIDQFKFQVIRGEYKNALTSIKKRIAETPRDQRQYLDVYVHYVEAKLYKNFKDAFKNSYRKYVKNSDDIQVINLNKFLIVRDPTDYYVSNFNTTYTSIESEKISQATAIDVVKKYFLKTVFSETRAIYFSEIKQDHKRRYVINDSIVIPMKDGAEVSIVVVQQKGNSTTKKSAILVSSIYAGTNEAAAMLSASKGYIGVITNTRGKRLSHSDIKPLEYEHTDVYEVIDWISKQSWSNQKVAMFGGSYNGFTQWASMKHKVHPALKTIVPMVAIAPGIDYPMENNILHNYSYSWNFYVTNNKFLDFEASNDFKRWNTLKNTWYKTGVAFNKLDSLDGQTNTLWNTYMQHTSYDEYWKNMIPYKQEFAKIDIPVLTITGYYDDSQRGAMYYYNQHHEYAKNPNHYLLVGPYDHWTAQTKPEESLRNYKLDKAALINIEENVIYQWFDYILNGKAKPSILKDKVNFQVMDTNTWMHKPSLSAMTNDTLQFYLSADKTNDFYALKPKANNSEIQMSIDFKDRKSMTNTDYYPWPLKKENINLKDGLIFKSEPLKEDVIINGSFFGNLEFSINKKDVDYSVIVYELTPEGNYFHLSYYIGRGSYAKDREQRNLLMPNQKTRVSFDNSKLISKKLEKGSRIVVVVNVNKNNNAQINYGTGKDVNKESIKDAEVPLDITFTGQSSISLPIYKYSQTKLD, encoded by the coding sequence ATGAAAAAATTAGTCCTGATATTATTTTTATTCGCAATTAGCGTTACTTCTTTTGCACAAGAATTGCCATTTAAAAAGGTGAAACTATCAGATTCAGTAGCGCTTGAAAACCAAATGCAGCAATTAGCAAGACAATGTGACATTCAAAATTTATCAGCAATAGACCAGTTTAAGTTCCAGGTAATAAGAGGTGAATATAAAAACGCATTAACTTCAATAAAAAAAAGAATAGCAGAAACACCAAGAGATCAACGACAGTATTTAGATGTATACGTGCATTATGTAGAGGCAAAGCTTTATAAGAATTTTAAAGATGCGTTTAAAAACTCTTACAGAAAATACGTAAAGAATTCTGATGACATACAAGTTATTAATTTAAACAAATTCCTTATAGTTAGAGACCCAACTGATTATTACGTTAGTAATTTTAATACCACGTATACTAGTATTGAATCTGAAAAGATATCCCAGGCTACTGCTATAGATGTAGTAAAAAAGTACTTTTTAAAAACAGTCTTTTCAGAAACTAGAGCAATATACTTTAGTGAAATTAAACAAGATCATAAACGTAGATATGTCATAAATGATAGTATCGTCATTCCTATGAAAGATGGTGCCGAAGTTTCAATTGTAGTAGTTCAACAAAAGGGGAATTCAACAACTAAAAAATCAGCCATATTAGTGTCTTCCATTTACGCAGGAACCAATGAAGCTGCCGCTATGTTATCAGCATCAAAAGGCTATATAGGCGTTATTACCAATACAAGAGGAAAGAGATTGAGTCATAGCGACATCAAACCTCTTGAATATGAGCATACTGATGTTTATGAAGTCATTGATTGGATTAGTAAGCAATCCTGGTCCAATCAAAAGGTAGCCATGTTTGGAGGTAGTTACAATGGTTTTACACAATGGGCTTCTATGAAACACAAGGTGCATCCTGCTTTAAAAACCATTGTGCCCATGGTGGCTATTGCACCAGGAATTGATTACCCGATGGAGAATAATATACTGCATAATTACTCATATTCCTGGAATTTTTATGTAACCAATAACAAATTTTTAGATTTTGAAGCTTCAAATGATTTTAAGCGTTGGAATACATTAAAAAACACCTGGTACAAAACAGGAGTAGCATTTAACAAGTTAGATAGTTTAGATGGACAGACAAATACATTATGGAATACGTATATGCAACATACTAGTTATGATGAGTATTGGAAGAACATGATTCCATATAAGCAAGAGTTTGCAAAAATTGACATTCCTGTTTTAACCATTACTGGTTATTATGATGACTCACAACGAGGCGCCATGTATTATTACAATCAACATCATGAATATGCTAAAAATCCAAATCATTATTTGTTAGTTGGGCCTTATGACCATTGGACTGCACAAACGAAACCTGAAGAAAGTCTAAGAAATTACAAATTAGACAAAGCGGCTTTAATAAACATTGAAGAAAATGTTATTTATCAATGGTTTGATTACATTTTAAACGGAAAAGCAAAACCGAGTATTTTAAAAGATAAAGTCAACTTTCAGGTAATGGATACAAATACTTGGATGCACAAACCAAGTTTAAGCGCTATGACAAATGATACTTTACAGTTTTATTTAAGTGCTGATAAAACCAACGATTTTTATGCTTTAAAACCGAAAGCAAATAATTCAGAGATTCAAATGTCTATTGATTTTAAGGATCGAAAAAGTATGACTAACACAGACTATTATCCTTGGCCATTAAAAAAGGAGAATATCAATTTAAAAGATGGTTTAATTTTTAAATCTGAACCTTTAAAAGAAGATGTAATCATTAACGGTTCTTTTTTCGGGAATCTTGAATTTTCAATAAATAAAAAAGATGTTGATTATTCTGTAATCGTATATGAATTGACACCAGAAGGGAACTATTTTCATTTAAGTTATTATATTGGAAGAGGGAGCTATGCTAAAGATCGAGAACAAAGAAATTTATTGATGCCGAATCAAAAGACGCGAGTGTCTTTCGACAATTCGAAACTAATCAGTAAAAAATTAGAAAAAGGGAGTCGCATTGTAGTGGTGGTTAATGTCAATAAAAACAATAATGCTCAAATTAATTATGGTACAGGAAAGGATGTGAATAAAGAAAGTATTAAAGATGCTGAAGTACCATTAGACATAACTTTTACAGGACAAAGTAGCATTTCCCTACCAATATATAAATATAGCCAAACGAAGCTTGATTAA
- a CDS encoding RNA polymerase sigma factor encodes MSSDFYKSSILPFAGIIIKLCRAYTNSQEDFEDYYQEVCLQIWRSKDNFREESQWSTWVYRISLNVCLTLLKKKKNNVQHFVSDSITVEETEDNYAFSDESLNLLYDAIRKLSEIDRAVIMLYLEEKSQKEIAEIIGTNPNNIGVRVKRIKTRLKKLLDGKIN; translated from the coding sequence TTGAGTAGCGATTTTTATAAATCATCCATTTTACCTTTTGCTGGAATAATTATCAAATTATGTCGAGCGTATACTAACTCGCAAGAAGATTTTGAAGATTATTACCAAGAAGTGTGTTTACAAATCTGGAGAAGTAAAGACAATTTCCGTGAAGAATCGCAATGGAGTACTTGGGTATATCGTATTTCATTAAACGTTTGTTTAACCTTACTCAAGAAAAAGAAAAATAATGTTCAGCATTTTGTGTCTGATTCTATAACTGTTGAAGAAACCGAAGACAATTACGCGTTTTCAGACGAATCTCTAAATTTATTATATGATGCCATAAGAAAACTATCGGAAATAGATAGAGCCGTTATCATGCTTTATTTGGAAGAAAAATCGCAAAAGGAAATCGCTGAAATTATAGGAACGAACCCAAATAATATTGGTGTACGTGTTAAAAGAATTAAAACTAGATTAAAAAAATTATTAGATGGAAAAATCAATTGA